ACTAACCATATTAGGCAGCATATATCAACATAACTATAAGTTGCAGAAATTTTGACACCATTAAACACTATAGGCTccaaattgaagaaaataaacTTTGCATCAACAGTTTGCAAGTTCTCTGATGCTCCTGTTGAAACACAGGACTCGATCAAACTTTATGGCTTTTTCAAATGACCTGAAAATATAAAGAAGCAACTAACGTCAAATTTAATCAGGACATTGGCATGTAAATCTGAACTAAGATAGAGGAggaggaacaaaaaaaaaagcattatcACAACAATCAAGAGCAGTTCACATCGTAAGTGCTTAAAAGAATAACGAGAGGAATAAGTTGCAACCTTTGCCTTAGCTAAAAGATTGCTACATGTCATATGGTATTAATGACATGTAAGAGCATGAAAGTATTAGGCAACTACATCATGGCCTTGAGGAAAAAAGTGCTGCATCTAATATACTCCAGCATCATATATTGGCAATCTCTGCCATCTCATCTGAGGTTATCCATAGAACAGAAAAGCTTATCGAAGTTTTAATGTTATTTACCCCCACCTCCTTCTTTTATCCCAATTGATCTGATACACATTAAGAAATGCACATACTATCAAGAGGCCAAAGCTTATATCAGTATATAATGCCGTGGTAGAATGCATTGGTTTCAGAGGTCATCCAAAATAAGAAAGTCCAATATAAACTACACCTCAAAACAATGTTCACCACCAGTTCTGCTTGGGCTGGTGACTAGGCTTGGAAGAAACCATAACTTGTAGCTGCTACAGCCCAAACCTCATATGTGttttaggaaaaataaaaaaaaggggttCTATGCACTTGATAGTATGTATAAGCAGGTGGGACCTAACTACGTAATAATAGTTCCTAAGCTATCATAGATAATTGTTTAAGGCCCAATATACTGACAAGTTCTAAGCTATCACAAAAGAATTGCTGCAGCTCCTCGTAAAATTACAAATGAATTCTAAAACTGGATTTAGCGCAGACCTGCTAATATGCTTGAAGGAAACCATTTAAAAGATTGTACATTACACTTCTGTGAGGAAGGGAGCTAAAGGCCAAATGAACTAGAAAATATGTTTGTTGAAAAGGCTACACTATGATGATGGCATGGTTAACAAGCTGTCTTATCTGAATGCTTAAAATGCCCCTAACAAACTCATGTTCAAAAAGAGCATTATAAGAAACAGCATCAAGCTGTTTACTTATCCAAAGACAAAAGCATGGAACCCTCCAGTGAATGAAGCATACATAAGTTAGgcaattaagttttgaataacATATATTCATCTCATCTGAATGCTTCAACAATTTGAAATCTAAACGCAGCTACAATGGAAAGGGTGTAAAAGTTGCTTACAGCCGTAATCAGGGAATAAATAACAACCAAAATCATACTCAGGAAATTGGCCAATATTCAAAGGAACCAACTaaatgcctttttctttttcttccttaaaCTTGCtccatttattttccttctcTCCTCAAATCACCAAATCTTTTTATGGAGTACAATATACAATATTATCAACCGTGAAACGAACTTAGCATCCAACTAAAGCAGAGTAGCTTAATGCTGAGACAAGAATCTGGTCCTACTGAGTCCACCACATCGTCCTAGTAGTTCTTTACCCAAATCATCCCATTGATTTTCCACTTACCCGCATACAAAAAATAAGAggtaattaattatatattgcTCAGCAAATAAAGTTAAATGGATAATGTAACATGATCCAGTTAAACTATCAAAGACACCAAAGTATTAACTTAATACATGACCATGTTAAAGAACAACTCTCAGAGAATTTATATAAATTGTGAATAGTGGTCAAGAACTTATTTTAGGCCTTTGGTCGCAAGTAAAACAGACCAAAAACATATGAGTGAATGATTAAGTTCCAACATCTATGTGGAAGGAGgtatcaaaaacaaaaacatttACAGAATCAAACTAAAAAGCATTAGGACCTCATAAGTGATGAAAAGCAGCTTGGTAATTGACCAATGAAATAGCGTCAATTGGACAAATAAGAACACTACAATATTATTTACATTGTATATAATGTGGAATTAGTGGGCTTCACAATCTTATTTGGAGCATCTTCATTGACCAATGACCAACTGCTAGGCTTGCCAAGCAGTAGGTCCGCCCACAATAAAATTTCCAAGTATTATTCACTTGATGAAGTTTCACTAAGAAGATATTTCCAAGAAAAGGTGCTGAGCACGAAAAAGCTTCATTTTGGACAAGTCCACTTCAGTGCAATAGTCAACTGTAACTTTTTAAGAAGGAACTCAATACATCAGAAGTAATTGAATATCTTGGTTACTATGCAGTTATTCAACACATTGTAACGCAGAAAACAAGACAAGAACCATCTTGATGATACTTTTGATGACATGATTCTCTTCAAGTTTGTGATACAGAGGCGAAATTAGATAGAACATGGCTATATCCTATTCCGCATCAACATGTCCAAACTCATAGTCATGTAAAGAAATTCTTGGTTTAGATTGTTTAAAGGTCAACAACATGCAGCTAACAACCATCTCAAACAATTCACATTCTTTTCTTGCCCAATTCCCTAATCTCAAATTCAAACAACTACTCACTAGACAGTTAATTCTTGCACAACCAGGTTCAACATAAATTACCTAATCTTATCTCAATCTTAAGATCTCCTACAAGAACTTTGAGTgatgaaaattaaaacaaaatgaatCTTCAGCGAGAATTTATATGATCAGCAAAAGCTCCAAGATATGCTATTTGAGGTTAATGTTTGCTCACAAGTTTAATTTAAGAAACATATCTAACCTTGGTTAAGACCAAGGTCCGAAGTAGTGAATGAAGGGATGTCTCTAGTGTGCCTAAATTCCTccaatttcttgaagttcatcCATGGCTTCACCCAAACTTTTGCTTCATATATCTGTTTCTTCCCAGCATCAATTGCCTCCAGAGTAAGATGATACACCTTACCAGCAACCACCTGCTCTTTGGCTTTGATCACCCTTCCAAATTCAAGAAGCGCGTTCTATGTCCAGAAAAAGGAAATACAATAAATTACATATAATCCAAATTCCAAAAACAGTAGGTGAAGAAAGGACATTAACAAACGCTGTCCAGGAATCGTTTCCACATTaattcattcttcttttttcttcttctcttattcttttttttttttttttaaatataaaaactcACCAACATGCATCcgttattttagaaaaatccgCAATATTAACCTCAGAACACAACCATCTAAAACTTACATAAATTTAGTTTCCCTGAAACCATCAACTAAGGGTTTCTTTCATCAAAAAAATTGGGAAATCCCTAGCTAATCATTCCCTAAAGCCACATAATTTAAGAGAAAAAATGAACACCCAAAAAACccttaaaaagaatttgaacGCTGGGATTCCCACCTCTTCTAATCGAATTAAAAATCAAtaatcaagattttttttttcaaaataagatAAAGGGCGCGTAAACAAATAGCCAaatcaagaaccaagagaaagaaaacagCGATTAATGAATAAAGACCTCTTTCTTGTTGTGTTCTTGAACAGCAAAACGACCAATGCTTTCAATTTCTCCATTATTCTGATCTCCTCGGTAGCCATGGCTTCCCCCAAGAACACTTCCACTCTCCTTCATCTTTATGAACCCTTTTTCCTCGCACGATTCAGAAATCACAGAGACCGCGCCGAAAAGACAAAGAAAGCAAAGAAGACTAGTACTAGTGCTGATCTTCATGGTTATAGCTTTGATTTGAACTATTTCTGCGATTCCTTGGTTTTAATTTaaggttgtttttgggtttcTAGCGGAATCCGATGCATTTATTCTCGTTTTTGCTTTGCGGGTAAGAAATTTTGGTGCGAAAGTTAGTTGGATGACGTAACCTTTCGGGTATTCGCCGTGGGACGAGACACGTGCAATTATCTGCTGGAACGCGAtgattattatatatttttttattagaatatGTTTTATGTGCCCATAAGATATATTTTAGATATTATATTAATTGGAAAAGGTAAATAAATATAAGTGAAAATAGgtaaattaaatagaaaaagtatataaatgtaaaAGAGGGTAATAATTATTACTATGTGTGTATACATGGTGAGTTAGTTGAATTTTAAGTATATAAACGAGTAGTCAATAAGCACCTgttaaaaaaatcttttttattatttatgctATTACTTCCTCATCCTTCCTATTGAGAAATTAATTTGAGAGTATGATATCCACAAGGAATGATAAAATCTAGTTAACGGGAGCTTTTTTGATCCCGTTTAAGGACCATTTCAACTTGTATATCTCGATGAAAATAATAATGGTttggattttaaatttttaaaattgttgGAACATAAGGGCCAATAACACTTCTTTTTTCCtatctaatttttaaattaACTTAGGAGTATGATATTCAATAAGAACTGTAGAATTTCCTTAAATATAATCCAAATAAGATCGTAAAGTTCTTCAATGTTCTTTCAACAATATAACATGGATCAAAGGACCGACTTTTGGACTTGCCTTGTAGTTAGTTCACCATGAGATAAAATTTCATTTATAGCATTTCtcgaaaaaataaatacaagcTCGTGACTTGTGCGTTcctatttttccagatttactaATTTAGTCACCCTATGCGTCCCGATTGGTTTTATTGGTTTTGTGTGAATTCATTTAGGTGGATTTTTTATGGACATAGGCCCTAATTCTTCACCCAAAATTCCCAGCTGTGTGTGGACTGGGGAATCTGAGTGGATTTAGATTTAAAACCCTTTACCAAATTCCCTTATATGTTTGAATGAAGTAAAAGAGATGGGTTTGAAATTCATCATTTAATGGAAGGATTAGTCAGGCTATAACTAATGAATTTTAAAGAATAAATATTGTATGCACTGTTAGTTTATACGCTATCATGATTAGATGAATTTCACATatgtaaaattttgatttaaaattcaaatttaacagATGTTGCATCCATCAAAATATGATAgtatacactgttagtgtatactccctccgtcctactttgatagtcctgtttcttttttcacacagtttaagaaaaagtagttaacttttttggaaaagtaaatttagattgctattttcctaaaatactttcacattaaatatggtacaactttataagaacttgaattgatggtaaaaaaagaatcaactctcattaaatggagtaggtttatagtaacaactacttacattgaataagagtatttcaggaaaattaaaatacaactacattcttcaattggaaagtggattacgatttgggacagatgaaaaaagAATACAGAACtattaaagtgggacggagggagtataaaattaaactaattttaAATACATTCAATTTAGATGTCATTTCAAAGCCTTCCTATTAATAtctttccatctttcatctaaGTTGTACGTGTGAATGGGGATAAGATTAGATTGCGGTGACTCTCTGACCATAGTTTTGCCCATCACATTCTTCACTTGCTAGTCTTTTTCCGATGACTGAGAAACTCAGACTTTTTCGTTACTAAAGTTGACCTGCGAGAAaccttcaaaagccggcaacttttgaaggctCCCGCAGACCTTAATAAACCCAAACCCCAAACCCCCCCGAAATTCACTTGCTAGTCGCTCTTGCAATTTCCAATCATCGGTAAAATCATTGGAAGATGAAATCACCAAAATTAGGCTGAGATTTCTTTGAGAACTTCATAAAATATGTGAGATCTTGTGAAAAAAGTGATATTTGCCACAGTGAAGTCACAGCTTTCAATTAAGTAAAtttaaaatctgatttttgcatttttgctCTTGCAATTTCCAATCATCGGTAAAATCATTGGAAGATGAAATCACCAAAAATAGGCTGAGATTTCTTTGAGAACTTCATAAAATATGTGAGATCTTGTGAAAAAAGTGATATTTGCCACAGTGAAGTCACAGCTTTCAATTAAGTAAAtttaaaatctgatttttgcatttttgctCCAATTTGGTTTTATATTGCAATCCCCCTTGTCATGCTATAATTATTAATCGAACAATATAATTAAaacgtgattttttttttgaaaaaaatcatttcatttttaatatatataggACAAAAAATGCATTATTAGACACGTCATAGAAACAACAGACGCTGATTACCTACACATACTTAAGATCCGTGCAAATAATAAATATTGCATTATGAATTCCACTTTATCCCATATAATATCAATCTCTTTTTTGGGTCTAACCACCCGGTATCCCTTTCGGACTAATCCGGATTCGGCCCGGAGAGCGCCCGCAGAGTTTGACTCTTACTCGAGGGTGAAGGCTTGGCCCTGGAGTTATCGCAGGAGCGTAGCGAGGATCGAACCTTGGTCGTCCTACTCGTATTACCAGTCGCTTACCACTGGCCCCAACTCCTCGGGTTATAATATCAATCTCTTTGAATCCAACGAACTTCTGTGCACGTTTTCTCCTTTCAAATCTATTATTTAATTGTTTTAGGTCCATACATCAAGTTGCAAATTGATAAAATAGATCTCAACTATTTCAAAATCTGACAAATAAATCAGaacaattgagatttgacaagaaaaaatcaatttgaaaaaaaCTCTAACCAACAGCCCCTTGCGTTGTTGACCACCACCAAAGATTTTAAGTTTTGATGAGGTGGGAGGTCAAAGGTTCAAACATTGCCTCCCATTAAGTGGCCTTTATTAAATCCATACCGGTGCGTAATGCGTCCATCTGATCCGATGATGGTTTAGTTCTTATCGATTTCTGTAGGCCTTGTTGGACCTCACTCTCCCCTCTCCCCGGATGTAGCTTAGAATAGGAATAGGAGTAGGTCTAGGTTAGGCTAGATATTGCCGTctgataaaatttttttttaaaaaaactctaACTAGAAACCCTAGGAGAATAGAAACTCTTAACTAGTGCCCAACCACTAAAAGTACTATTCACAATAAAAAAACCAAAAAGGCCAAAATCTGTAGAGAAACAACAGCGAAACCAGCGTAAAAGGGTAAACTTGGTATAGGGCCATCAAAATTCCGAACTTGTGGCCGACACATATGAAACAGAGATAACCCCACAATAGGGGTGGACAAAATTATCCGCTAACCCGAAAATCCGTCATATCCGatccgaaaattaggatatccaatttttattatttgatcggcTCAAAAGAGGGTCGAGTATCCACTAACATGCAGGACGGAATAgagtcacataattaaaaacccgcgggtacccgatccgccccgcatatatatattatttttatttttatacacacactataaaataataaattagaactaaataagtaattttattgaacaaattgcattacaaatatgagagactatagtttatttacaagattcatttgtaaagaccatgatcttatatttcatagaaaaaaatttaattaatgtggaacatatatatcaaaaattgtgctacttatttcaaatttttattgatttttgaattcttctaatttttttctttattttatattctctttgtatgcttgtttcttggtgggaaacctttttttagaaaaaaaaattattaaatcttagatgaatgtgtaaaatataaaattaaattggtataaatcatttttttaaaaaaaattaaatgataaatcggGCGGGACGGGTACCCGCTAATCCGACCCTATCTCAGCGGGTACTCTATAACGGGTACTCGCTGATATTCCGGACGGGTAAGGATCAGAAAATGGCTGACCCGCAAGGTGCGGGTTGGGTCAGCAAAATGGTAAATAGGACGGGTACTCGATCCGTGCCCACCCCTACCCCACAATGAGTTCCATCACACCTAAAAAGACAAATGAGGACAAAACCAATACTCAAATTACAAAGAAAACTAGTTCTCAGCCCTTGGATATGTAGTTTAGAAGCCAATTATGAGTCAGAGAGTCTTCCGAAAGAAGAATTTATCAGGATTTAGTACCAAACAGTTTATTCTTCAGTTTATTTATCAGGATTTAGTACCAAATACGATTTAGTTACTTCCAACAACTTCAGTTTATTCTTCATAACTTCAGTTATTTTGCTAGAAGTACATATAGTGCTTATTCTCCATAATAATAACATTAGACTATCCATTTACTCTATCTTATGGCAAAGATATAGTTGTAAGTGggaaatttttaattttgattagcaataatagaagaaatttttaattttaatttcaatATAAAAATGTTTTTAAGAAACATGATACGCATTGTAGGTTTATTGGCACAAGGTAATTATACTAGTTAATGATGAATGATCTCACATCATATGCAATGTGAATTGAAACATTGAcaaatttggaaagaaaagaacaaattgAGGGATATCGATTACGTAAAAGAAATCATATAATAAACTTGGTGTATGTCGCTATTTTTACCAAACAAACCATTATTAATGTAGGTTTATGTAAGCACAAGTGAGGGCAAGCCAAAATTTAAAAGCCATTATTTGGAGTTTTCAATGAAAAATTTTTGGTAGATATTATTAATACACTTCCAACCTGCACACCTCTTGATCGTTTGCTAAATCAAATATGGAAAAgatcaagaaacaaaaagataaagaGTAATAGTATACAGTGATTTAACAACCTCACACACTATACACAATACAAATAAtaaataagaaggcaagacacagaagatgaagagaaaaaaaaaataaaaacaaaagaaaaggaagcagTGCTGTCCACAAGCTAGAGAAAGGGAAGCCACCgcggctgctgctgctgctaggAAAGATTCtatattttcttcttctccacCCACAGGCTGCGGCGTCTCCATTTCCTATCATCTGTATAGAAACCAATGAGAATTTCAGGAATGTGTGCGATTCTTGTGTAATCTTCACTTTCTTCCTTCTGATTCTCTAACAGTTTCTCTCTCAATTGAGAACTCATCTCAAACAAATTCAGCCGTCGAAGCTGGATCAAATGCTGAATACCCATAGGCAACTCCTCCAGTGATGGAAGTTGTTGCAGGAATAGTTTTTGGAGATGAGGCAATGCACCctcctccactctcatccatctCAACCCTTCCATTCTCTTTAAGTGCAACTCCTTCAGCTTTAGGAACCCTCCAGCTTTGAAGCACAATCCTTCTCCCTGGTAAGATCCACAGAAATTAATTTCACCCAAATTGGGCAAATGTTGGAGGGATTCAAGCGGATCCTCCTGACCCCTTAACCTGCTCCAGTCCAAATCTATTCTTACCAAGCCGTGAAGATGAGCTACCCATTGTGGCATCTTTTCTAAGCGGCCATGCAAAATCAGCAGACGAAGagattgaagaaatgaagaagaagaagaagaagaagaagaaagagaaggatgaTTTAGATCGATCATCTCATGATCATCACCTTTTCCAATTGAATAAACACTTAATTCCCGAAGACTGGTGAGGTTGGCAAGGGAGGAGCAGAGCTCCTTTCCATCTTCTCTTCTTAAATTTGCAATACCTAATTCTCTTAATTGGGTCAGCTTTCCTATCTCCTTGATTATTGTGGATCCACTGCTTGTATCTATGGTGCCTAATAATTCTAGGGCAAGAAGCCCTCCCATATTCGAGGGAGCTTTAAATCCATGATATCCATAATCATCATCGGAAGAATCAACTAGTTGAGatactgtgagaacccgaagTTTTTGCAGCTTTAGGATTTCCATGGGTAATTCCCTAACTCTGGTGTTACTCAAATCCAGAAACTCCAAATGTTGAAGCTTCCCAATGGCTTTCGGGACTCTCTCCACTCTTGTACCATATAGGT
The Coffea arabica cultivar ET-39 chromosome 6c, Coffea Arabica ET-39 HiFi, whole genome shotgun sequence genome window above contains:
- the LOC140008568 gene encoding cysteine proteinase inhibitor-like, giving the protein MKISTSTSLLCFLCLFGAVSVISESCEEKGFIKMKESGSVLGGSHGYRGDQNNGEIESIGRFAVQEHNKKENALLEFGRVIKAKEQVVAGKVYHLTLEAIDAGKKQIYEAKVWVKPWMNFKKLEEFRHTRDIPSFTTSDLGLNQGHLKKP